Proteins found in one Haloferax litoreum genomic segment:
- a CDS encoding 2-oxoacid:acceptor oxidoreductase subunit alpha, with the protein MPADFNWAIGGEAGDGIDSTGKIFAQALSRAGRHVFTSKDFASRIRGGYTAYKVRTAIDPVQSVVDRLDVLIALTQRTIDENLDELHEGSVIIYDGDRSTMADVEIPEGMIGLDIPLKALAEEAGGAIMRNVVALGAACAVADFPIENLDSALQKRFGGKGEAIVENNKKAARAGLEYVHEEYDHEYDYDLETTDNDYVLLNGDQAIGMGAIAAGCRFYAGYPITPATDVMEYLTGRIERYGGHVVQAEDELAAINLALGAARAGARSMTATSGPGIDLMAETFGLVATSETPLVIVDVMRSGPSTGMPTKQEQGDLNMMLYGGHGEIPRFVVAPTSISECFWKTVEAFNMAEKYQVPVYVAADLAMAVTEQTFAPEVFDMDKVEIDRGKVVDDDSIDEWLDEKGRFQPHALTDDGISPRAFPGTEQGAHMSTGLEHDELGRRTEDTEMRVKQVDKRDRKVETAKATEDLSPREFGNPDSDKLILSWGSNEGALVEALDFLEEDGVDVRFLSVPYMFPRPDLTEDIEAADEVIVVECNATGQFANVVEHDTLTRVKRINKYDGVRFKADELAEDIKATLDAEEDSA; encoded by the coding sequence ATGCCTGCGGACTTCAATTGGGCCATCGGCGGCGAGGCTGGCGATGGCATCGACTCCACGGGGAAGATTTTCGCTCAGGCACTCTCCCGGGCTGGACGTCACGTGTTCACCTCCAAGGATTTCGCGTCGCGAATCCGCGGTGGCTACACGGCGTACAAAGTTCGGACTGCCATCGACCCCGTACAGAGCGTCGTCGACCGACTCGACGTGCTCATCGCACTCACGCAACGAACAATCGACGAGAACCTCGACGAACTCCACGAGGGCTCCGTCATCATCTACGACGGTGACCGCTCGACCATGGCCGACGTCGAGATTCCGGAGGGGATGATTGGGCTGGATATCCCCCTCAAAGCACTCGCCGAGGAAGCGGGTGGCGCAATCATGCGCAACGTCGTCGCACTCGGCGCGGCGTGCGCCGTCGCCGACTTCCCCATCGAGAACCTCGACAGCGCACTGCAGAAGCGCTTCGGCGGGAAAGGCGAAGCAATCGTCGAGAACAACAAGAAGGCGGCCCGCGCAGGGCTCGAATACGTCCACGAGGAGTACGACCACGAGTACGACTACGACCTCGAAACGACGGACAACGACTACGTCCTTCTCAACGGCGACCAGGCAATCGGTATGGGTGCCATCGCCGCTGGCTGTCGCTTCTACGCCGGGTACCCAATCACGCCCGCGACCGACGTGATGGAGTACCTGACCGGGCGTATCGAGCGCTACGGCGGTCACGTCGTGCAGGCGGAAGACGAACTCGCCGCCATCAACCTCGCACTCGGTGCGGCACGCGCCGGTGCCCGCTCGATGACGGCAACTTCCGGTCCGGGTATCGACCTGATGGCCGAGACGTTCGGCCTCGTCGCCACCTCGGAGACGCCGCTTGTCATCGTCGACGTCATGCGCTCCGGTCCTTCGACCGGGATGCCGACGAAGCAAGAACAGGGCGACCTGAACATGATGCTCTACGGCGGCCACGGCGAGATTCCGCGCTTCGTCGTCGCACCAACCAGCATCTCCGAGTGCTTCTGGAAGACCGTCGAGGCGTTCAACATGGCCGAGAAGTACCAGGTTCCAGTCTACGTCGCCGCCGACCTCGCGATGGCCGTCACGGAACAGACCTTCGCACCCGAAGTCTTCGACATGGACAAGGTCGAAATCGACCGCGGCAAGGTCGTCGACGACGACTCCATCGACGAATGGCTCGACGAGAAGGGACGGTTCCAACCGCACGCCCTCACCGACGACGGCATCAGTCCACGCGCGTTCCCCGGCACGGAACAAGGTGCGCACATGTCCACCGGTCTCGAACACGACGAACTCGGACGCCGGACGGAAGACACCGAGATGCGCGTCAAGCAAGTCGACAAGCGTGACCGGAAGGTCGAGACGGCGAAGGCCACCGAAGACCTCTCGCCGCGCGAGTTCGGTAACCCCGACTCCGACAAGCTCATCCTCTCGTGGGGGTCCAACGAAGGCGCCCTCGTCGAGGCACTCGACTTCCTCGAAGAGGACGGCGTCGACGTTCGCTTCCTCTCGGTCCCGTACATGTTCCCGCGTCCGGACCTGACCGAGGACATCGAGGCGGCCGACGAAGTCATCGTCGTCGAGTGTAACGCGACGGGACAGTTCGCCAACGTCGTCGAGCACGACACATTGACCCGTGTCAAGCGCATCAACAAATACGACGGCGTCCGCTTCAAGGCGGACGAACTCGCAGAAGATATCAAGGCGACCCTCGACGCAGAGGAGGATTCAGCATGA
- a CDS encoding 2-oxoacid:ferredoxin oxidoreductase subunit beta yields MSSDVRFTDFKSDKQPTWCPGCGDFGTMNGIMKALANSGNDPDNTFVVAGIGCSGKIGTYMHSYAIHGVHGRSLPVAAGVKLANPNLTVVAAGGDGDGYSIGAGHFIHAVRRNVDMAYTVMDNRIYGLTKGQASPTSREDFETSTTPEGPQQPPVNPLALSLAAGGTFIAQSFATDHKRHAEIVQQAIEHDGFGFVNVFSPCVTFNDVDTYDYFRDNLVDLADTDHDPTDYDAAKDKILDSSKEYEGVIYKDESSVSYEQKFGVTENMSDIPSGAPDDAMDLVREFY; encoded by the coding sequence ATGAGCTCAGACGTCCGCTTCACCGACTTCAAATCCGACAAGCAACCAACCTGGTGTCCCGGCTGTGGGGACTTCGGGACGATGAACGGTATCATGAAGGCCCTTGCCAACTCCGGCAACGACCCCGACAACACGTTCGTGGTCGCCGGTATCGGCTGTTCCGGCAAGATTGGAACCTACATGCACTCGTACGCCATCCACGGCGTCCACGGGCGCTCGCTTCCCGTCGCCGCCGGCGTCAAACTGGCCAACCCCAACTTGACCGTCGTCGCCGCCGGTGGTGACGGTGACGGGTACTCGATTGGTGCAGGTCACTTCATCCACGCCGTTCGCCGCAACGTCGACATGGCGTACACCGTCATGGACAACCGCATCTACGGCCTGACGAAGGGTCAGGCGTCCCCCACGTCGCGCGAGGACTTCGAAACCTCGACGACGCCCGAGGGTCCGCAGCAACCTCCGGTCAACCCACTCGCCCTCTCGCTGGCCGCCGGTGGGACGTTCATCGCACAGTCGTTCGCGACTGACCACAAGCGTCACGCCGAAATCGTCCAACAGGCTATCGAGCACGACGGGTTCGGCTTCGTGAACGTGTTCAGCCCGTGTGTCACGTTCAACGACGTGGACACCTACGACTACTTCCGCGACAACCTCGTGGACCTCGCAGACACGGACCACGACCCGACCGACTACGACGCCGCCAAGGACAAGATTCTCGACTCCTCGAAGGAGTACGAGGGCGTCATCTACAAAGACGAGAGTTCGGTCTCCTACGAGCAGAAGTTCGGCGTCACGGAGAACATGTCCGACATCCCGTCGGGCGCGCCCGACGACGCGATGGACCTCGTTCGCGAGTTCTACTGA
- a CDS encoding DUF6517 family protein, protein MRPLRPALALAFVVVLAGCLGGTTTLSAEPATIPAAAYESHGYVHGNSTVIPFAYEVGVGPASRTVGVEMWASGYSKTTADDDVTVLLVLSSPNREVAGQSVNPLANLGNRELVGTGLELLSDAQALGNVPEVNGLREVGARDVTILGEETELVTYTGTVVVEPGETTVDGEAVAYEGGSAEVLLHLATVEHDGDILVVLAVHGADGDEMDAIAALASAVEHPGTVERTVEVSGSR, encoded by the coding sequence ATGCGACCACTTCGACCAGCCCTTGCGCTCGCGTTCGTCGTCGTTCTCGCCGGGTGTCTCGGTGGGACGACCACTCTCTCTGCCGAACCGGCGACGATTCCCGCGGCGGCGTACGAATCACACGGCTACGTCCACGGGAACAGCACCGTGATTCCCTTCGCGTACGAGGTTGGCGTCGGTCCGGCGTCGAGAACCGTCGGCGTCGAGATGTGGGCATCTGGGTACTCGAAGACGACAGCAGACGACGACGTAACGGTCCTCCTCGTTCTCTCCTCGCCGAACCGGGAAGTCGCCGGCCAGTCGGTGAATCCACTCGCGAACCTCGGGAACCGTGAACTCGTCGGCACCGGCCTCGAACTCCTCTCCGACGCGCAAGCGCTCGGAAACGTCCCCGAAGTCAACGGCCTTCGGGAAGTCGGGGCGCGAGACGTGACGATACTCGGTGAGGAGACGGAACTCGTCACCTACACCGGAACCGTCGTCGTCGAACCCGGCGAGACCACTGTCGATGGCGAGGCAGTCGCCTACGAGGGTGGCAGCGCCGAGGTACTCCTCCACCTCGCGACGGTAGAACACGACGGAGACATACTCGTCGTCCTCGCTGTTCACGGGGCCGACGGAGACGAGATGGACGCCATCGCGGCGCTGGCGAGCGCTGTCGAGCATCCGGGAACGGTCGAAAGAACAGTCGAAGTGAGTGGGTCGCGGTAG
- a CDS encoding aldo/keto reductase, producing MPMLGLGTWENTNPDECENAVKTALEMGYRHIDTAQIYGNEAEVGAGIAAADVERDDIFLATKVWINELSDDDVIESTEESLDKLGVDYVDLLYVHWPAREYDAEETLAAFDELVERGLTKRVGISNFEPEQVREAVELSDAGIFANQIELHPLLQQDELREVCAEEGVEIVAYSPLARGKVFDVDVLSDVAEKHDASEAQVSLAWLREKGVTAIPKATSEAHIRDNWESLTLELDDEDIEAIDAIEQVDRRVDPDFAPW from the coding sequence ATGCCGATGCTCGGCCTCGGTACCTGGGAGAACACGAACCCCGACGAGTGTGAAAACGCCGTGAAGACGGCGCTGGAGATGGGGTACCGCCACATCGACACCGCCCAGATTTACGGGAACGAAGCCGAGGTCGGTGCCGGTATCGCCGCCGCCGACGTCGAACGCGACGACATCTTCCTCGCGACCAAGGTGTGGATAAACGAACTCTCGGACGACGACGTCATCGAGAGCACCGAAGAGAGCCTCGACAAACTCGGCGTCGACTACGTGGACCTCCTGTACGTCCACTGGCCGGCCCGTGAGTACGACGCCGAAGAGACGCTTGCGGCCTTCGACGAACTCGTCGAGCGCGGCCTGACGAAGCGCGTCGGCATCTCTAACTTCGAACCCGAACAGGTCCGTGAGGCCGTCGAACTCTCCGACGCAGGCATCTTCGCGAACCAAATCGAACTGCACCCGCTCCTCCAGCAGGACGAACTCCGTGAGGTGTGCGCCGAGGAGGGCGTCGAAATCGTCGCGTACTCCCCGCTCGCCCGCGGCAAGGTGTTCGACGTGGATGTCCTCTCGGACGTCGCCGAGAAACACGACGCGAGTGAGGCGCAGGTTTCGCTCGCGTGGCTTCGCGAGAAGGGTGTCACGGCCATCCCGAAGGCGACGAGCGAAGCGCACATCCGTGACAACTGGGAGTCGCTCACGCTCGAACTCGACGACGAAGATATCGAGGCCATCGACGCCATCGAACAGGTCGACCGTCGCGTCGACCCCGACTTCGCTCCCTGGTAA
- a CDS encoding DUF7333 family protein, which translates to MEFDLPKTIALLVGLVALGTAALVGMGVMATSTVLMMVTPAMLVFGAVCLAIGIKHGEYRALN; encoded by the coding sequence ATGGAGTTCGACCTTCCAAAGACAATCGCCCTACTCGTCGGTCTCGTCGCGCTCGGAACCGCCGCGCTCGTCGGGATGGGTGTCATGGCGACGAGTACCGTGTTGATGATGGTGACGCCTGCGATGCTCGTCTTCGGCGCGGTGTGTCTCGCAATCGGTATCAAACACGGCGAGTACCGCGCGCTCAACTGA
- a CDS encoding DUF373 family protein encodes MTTLVLCVDRANDIGRKSGLSTPVVGWEAVRSLVTDVGLADPEDSSVNCLLEALRVTRELRDEREDAEVAVISGTSETAVGADRAVALQLDELVATYDVESAVVVIDSAEDERLVPVVESRLRVDAVDRVVVRQAHDIESTYYLLKQFLADEELRSTVLVPVGVGLLLLPLLLVQFTPAVALAGLAALLGAVLLYKGLAIDEFLSNAPEQVRDALYSGQVSVVTYAVAAGLAIVGLFLGALAIRNPGNTSDELLVPSLLFVYHTVPWLALAALTASAGRLLDELIGNEVVSTSYMNLPFGVIAIGLVLRGFAGFLLERQGELAHLVLLGRLELSPVQRLVLFILAGIVISLVGVRISATVSDETLDDVTDARAENET; translated from the coding sequence GTGACCACGCTCGTCCTCTGTGTCGACCGGGCGAACGATATCGGCCGAAAGTCGGGACTCTCGACGCCCGTCGTCGGATGGGAAGCAGTTCGGTCGCTCGTCACCGACGTCGGTCTCGCCGACCCCGAGGATTCGAGCGTCAACTGCCTTCTCGAAGCTTTGCGCGTCACTCGGGAACTCCGGGACGAACGCGAGGATGCCGAAGTCGCCGTCATCTCCGGCACCAGTGAGACGGCAGTCGGTGCAGACAGAGCAGTCGCGCTCCAACTCGACGAGTTGGTCGCGACGTACGACGTGGAGTCCGCTGTCGTCGTCATCGACAGCGCCGAAGACGAACGACTCGTCCCCGTCGTCGAGAGCAGACTGCGCGTCGACGCCGTCGACCGCGTCGTCGTTCGGCAGGCACACGACATCGAATCGACGTACTACCTGCTCAAGCAGTTTCTCGCCGACGAGGAACTCCGCTCGACGGTCCTCGTTCCCGTCGGCGTCGGGTTGCTACTCTTGCCACTGTTACTCGTGCAGTTCACGCCGGCAGTCGCGTTGGCAGGCCTCGCAGCGCTTCTCGGTGCGGTTCTCCTCTACAAGGGACTCGCAATCGACGAGTTCCTCTCGAACGCGCCCGAACAGGTCCGCGACGCACTCTACTCCGGACAGGTGTCCGTCGTCACCTACGCCGTCGCCGCGGGTCTGGCTATCGTCGGTCTGTTCCTCGGTGCACTGGCGATTCGGAACCCGGGGAACACCAGCGATGAACTGCTGGTTCCGTCGCTCCTGTTCGTCTACCACACCGTCCCGTGGTTGGCGCTCGCGGCACTCACCGCCAGTGCGGGTCGCCTCCTCGACGAACTCATCGGCAACGAAGTCGTCTCGACGTCGTACATGAACCTCCCGTTCGGCGTCATCGCCATCGGGTTGGTCCTCCGCGGGTTCGCGGGATTCCTCCTCGAACGGCAGGGCGAACTCGCACACCTCGTCCTCCTCGGACGACTCGAACTCTCGCCAGTGCAACGACTGGTGTTGTTCATCCTCGCGGGCATCGTCATCAGTCTCGTTGGTGTCCGCATCTCTGCGACCGTCTCGGACGAGACGCTCGATGACGTGACGGACGCGCGGGCGGAAAACGAGACGTAG
- the sppA gene encoding signal peptide peptidase SppA has protein sequence MTDQLTRLFRLAVVLVVTVLAALVGWVLFFSVPTDLTDLFGVLLVVGTVVVALRVGGRLAASAFPSYDVAEVAVEGPISRDGGSGPIPGRGSGTPADDIVEQIDAAADDENAEGLLIKLNTPGGEVLSSDDIRRAAAEFDGPTVAYATDVCASGGYWIASGCDELWAHDASIVGSIGVIGSSVNASELADKVGISYERFAAGKYKDAGNVLKEPSEDERAYLQGLIDDYYEDFVERVAEGRDMDPETVRDTEARVYLGDEAHELGLVDSLGTRDDVEDRLAELLDRDEVSIREFTPQVGLADRLRGGAEGVAYAFGAGIASSLDVDDGFSFRF, from the coding sequence GTGACGGACCAACTCACGCGTCTCTTCCGACTCGCTGTCGTGCTCGTCGTGACAGTTCTCGCAGCACTCGTCGGTTGGGTGCTCTTCTTCTCGGTTCCGACTGACCTCACCGACCTCTTCGGCGTCCTCTTGGTCGTCGGGACGGTCGTCGTCGCACTCCGCGTCGGTGGCAGACTCGCAGCGTCGGCGTTCCCTTCGTACGACGTCGCCGAAGTCGCCGTCGAAGGACCCATCTCTCGCGACGGTGGGTCTGGGCCGATACCGGGTCGAGGGAGTGGGACGCCGGCCGACGATATCGTCGAACAAATCGACGCCGCTGCGGACGACGAGAACGCCGAGGGACTTCTCATCAAACTCAACACGCCCGGCGGCGAGGTGCTGTCGAGCGACGATATTAGACGCGCGGCGGCCGAATTCGACGGGCCGACCGTCGCGTATGCTACCGACGTGTGCGCCTCCGGAGGCTATTGGATTGCCAGCGGGTGCGACGAGTTGTGGGCACACGACGCGAGCATCGTCGGGTCTATCGGCGTTATCGGGTCGTCGGTCAACGCCTCGGAACTCGCGGACAAAGTCGGCATCTCCTACGAGCGGTTCGCAGCAGGGAAGTACAAAGACGCGGGTAACGTCCTGAAAGAACCCTCGGAGGACGAACGCGCCTACCTGCAGGGTCTCATCGACGACTACTACGAGGACTTCGTCGAACGCGTCGCCGAGGGCCGCGACATGGACCCCGAGACGGTTCGAGACACTGAAGCGCGAGTTTACCTCGGCGACGAAGCGCACGAACTCGGACTCGTAGACTCGCTCGGGACGCGCGACGACGTCGAAGACAGACTCGCCGAACTCCTCGACCGAGACGAAGTTTCGATTCGGGAGTTCACGCCACAGGTCGGACTCGCAGACCGCCTTCGTGGCGGTGCTGAGGGAGTCGCGTACGCTTTCGGCGCGGGTATCGCATCCTCGCTCGACGTGGACGACGGCTTTTCGTTTCGCTTCTGA
- a CDS encoding coiled-coil protein encodes MVTKQEVLAEFDVQELEESRNIDLQEEKLESGSKGELIKLAGQLRDRRNELNQMASERASKRDDLNAMTREKVDEAQKHREQRDEMNSQVQEHKNKRNELNAKANELFDEVDEMKSDLELDDGKDIDELKEEIEQLEFRQQTEVLSTEDERELIEKIENKRDELRQKKDKVEESGDLEELIAEAEEVRSEASQHHQKVTELADDAQEHHNQMIEAYREADDIRDKADEMHELFVEAQEAADRHHEDFVRVQKRLRELDKKEERQRKDSRAEEREAAKAEAEEIYQKFKEGETLETEDLMKLQKAGLL; translated from the coding sequence ATGGTAACGAAGCAGGAAGTGCTTGCCGAGTTCGACGTCCAGGAACTCGAAGAGTCACGAAACATCGATCTCCAAGAAGAAAAGCTCGAGAGCGGCTCGAAAGGCGAACTCATCAAACTTGCCGGTCAACTCCGTGACCGCCGCAACGAACTGAACCAGATGGCTTCTGAACGCGCCTCCAAGCGCGACGACCTCAACGCGATGACTCGCGAGAAGGTCGACGAGGCGCAGAAGCACCGCGAGCAGCGCGACGAGATGAACTCGCAGGTGCAGGAGCACAAGAACAAGCGCAACGAGCTCAACGCCAAGGCGAACGAGCTGTTCGACGAGGTCGACGAGATGAAGAGCGACCTCGAACTCGACGACGGCAAGGACATCGACGAGCTCAAAGAGGAGATCGAGCAACTCGAGTTCCGCCAGCAGACCGAGGTTCTCTCGACGGAAGACGAGCGTGAACTCATCGAGAAGATCGAGAACAAGCGCGACGAACTTCGTCAGAAGAAGGACAAGGTCGAAGAGAGCGGTGACCTCGAAGAACTCATCGCCGAGGCCGAAGAGGTCCGCTCGGAAGCGTCCCAGCACCACCAGAAAGTCACCGAACTCGCTGACGACGCCCAAGAGCACCACAACCAGATGATAGAGGCCTACCGCGAGGCCGACGACATCCGTGACAAGGCCGACGAGATGCACGAACTCTTCGTCGAGGCCCAGGAAGCGGCCGACCGCCACCACGAGGACTTCGTCCGCGTCCAGAAGCGCCTCCGCGAACTCGACAAGAAGGAAGAGCGTCAGCGCAAGGACTCCCGTGCCGAAGAGCGCGAGGCCGCAAAGGCCGAGGCCGAGGAGATCTACCAGAAGTTCAAGGAAGGCGAGACCCTCGAGACCGAGGACCTCATGAAACTGCAGAAGGCCGGTCTGCTCTAA
- a CDS encoding DUF371 domain-containing protein produces MDEVIRAHGHEHVRAEHASTFEVTSDDWLTPAGDCILAIEADRTPADFADEFVDACQSHDATISVTVAVDTGEQTYEQTVRGRGHPDLTFDGDRSIVFRTSDYVDDRTGMVGADHAADGFDDELVAALASGADLTLTIRVE; encoded by the coding sequence ATGGACGAGGTCATCCGCGCCCACGGGCACGAACACGTGCGCGCCGAACACGCGAGTACGTTCGAAGTGACGAGTGACGATTGGTTGACCCCCGCTGGCGACTGCATTCTCGCCATCGAGGCCGACCGAACACCCGCCGACTTCGCCGACGAGTTCGTCGACGCATGCCAGTCCCACGACGCGACGATCTCTGTGACAGTGGCCGTGGACACGGGTGAGCAGACGTACGAGCAGACCGTTCGTGGACGAGGCCACCCCGACTTGACCTTCGACGGCGACCGAAGCATCGTCTTCCGGACGAGTGACTACGTCGACGACCGGACCGGTATGGTCGGTGCCGACCACGCGGCCGACGGGTTCGACGACGAACTCGTCGCGGCGCTGGCATCGGGTGCCGACCTCACGCTCACGATTCGCGTCGAATAA
- a CDS encoding endonuclease III domain-containing protein, with the protein MPEEPSENISGGPGGGGRDVVFEAARADGATRAEVVVDRLGDLYWRKAYGGQGGFECLVRTILSQNTSDKASQPAHDELMARYGDSADLRSTDDSSETPPREHDLAESLAAADRDELVDAIRSAGLYNQKSSLIIGVAEEVLADFGSETDFDRYVREADPSEVRDRLLEMKGVGPKTADCVLLFAGGRGGVFPVDTHVHRISRRIGLAPADADHEDVRTHLERDVPAEKCGFGHTAMIQFGREYCTARTPTCLDGTDECPMADVCERVGISQETGDVVDPADSIVDS; encoded by the coding sequence ATGCCCGAAGAACCGTCTGAAAACATCAGTGGTGGCCCCGGCGGTGGTGGCCGAGACGTCGTCTTCGAGGCGGCGAGGGCCGACGGAGCGACCCGTGCAGAAGTCGTCGTCGACCGACTCGGTGACCTGTACTGGCGGAAGGCCTACGGTGGACAGGGTGGGTTCGAGTGTCTCGTCCGAACGATTCTCAGTCAGAACACGAGCGACAAAGCCAGCCAACCCGCACACGACGAGTTGATGGCTCGGTACGGTGACAGTGCAGACCTGCGTTCGACAGACGACTCGAGTGAGACTCCCCCGCGAGAACACGACCTCGCCGAATCACTCGCCGCCGCGGACCGCGACGAACTCGTCGACGCGATTCGCTCGGCCGGCCTCTACAACCAGAAGTCGAGCCTCATCATCGGCGTCGCGGAAGAAGTGCTGGCCGATTTCGGGAGCGAAACCGACTTCGACCGCTACGTCCGCGAGGCCGACCCGTCGGAGGTCCGTGACCGACTGCTGGAGATGAAAGGTGTCGGGCCGAAGACGGCAGACTGCGTCTTACTCTTCGCGGGCGGGCGCGGTGGTGTCTTCCCCGTCGATACGCACGTCCATCGAATATCCCGTCGAATCGGTCTCGCGCCCGCCGACGCCGACCACGAGGACGTTCGGACGCACCTCGAACGTGACGTCCCCGCTGAGAAGTGTGGCTTCGGCCACACAGCGATGATTCAGTTCGGCCGGGAGTACTGTACGGCGCGAACCCCCACGTGTCTCGATGGGACAGACGAGTGTCCGATGGCAGACGTGTGCGAACGTGTCGGCATCTCGCAAGAAACCGGCGACGTAGTCGACCCCGCCGACTCAATCGTCGATTCGTAA
- a CDS encoding DUF7332 family protein, translating to MHAAIRVGVTFVLVVLVATGPVAAASGPTSPCFPGEGHQFDIGSEGASIDLVVFLSMFENLGGEGGFGMEASGGIGDESIIQLRAGVAFDGVGPATEFLSNPFSRFSVVYDYSMNLPMFASSGFDSSYEDDGSPVSGLKTKAC from the coding sequence ATGCACGCTGCGATTCGTGTGGGAGTGACGTTCGTGCTGGTGGTCCTGGTCGCGACTGGGCCCGTCGCTGCGGCGAGTGGACCAACTTCGCCGTGCTTCCCCGGAGAGGGTCACCAGTTCGACATCGGGAGTGAGGGTGCCAGCATCGACCTCGTGGTCTTCCTCTCGATGTTCGAGAACCTCGGTGGAGAGGGTGGATTCGGGATGGAAGCGAGTGGCGGTATCGGCGACGAGTCTATCATCCAACTCCGTGCTGGTGTCGCGTTCGACGGCGTCGGCCCCGCGACGGAGTTCCTCTCCAACCCGTTCTCGCGGTTCAGCGTCGTCTACGACTACTCGATGAACCTCCCGATGTTCGCATCGTCCGGGTTCGATTCGTCCTACGAAGACGACGGGTCGCCAGTGAGTGGCCTGAAGACGAAGGCGTGCTAG
- a CDS encoding methylglyoxal synthase — translation MRLALIAHDEKKPDLIEFAEERKDDLEQFELMATGTTGQRLIDATGLDIERKQSGPLGGDMQIGAEIASETCDGVIFLRDPLTAQPHEPDITALLRICDVHQTPLATNLASADAVLDELVDQLAGKE, via the coding sequence ATGCGTCTCGCGCTCATCGCCCACGACGAGAAGAAACCAGACCTCATCGAGTTCGCCGAGGAACGAAAAGACGACCTCGAACAGTTCGAACTCATGGCGACGGGGACGACTGGACAGCGACTCATCGACGCGACGGGACTCGACATCGAACGCAAGCAGTCGGGGCCACTCGGCGGCGACATGCAAATCGGTGCGGAGATAGCGAGTGAGACCTGTGACGGCGTCATCTTCCTCCGCGACCCGCTGACTGCACAACCCCACGAACCCGACATCACCGCACTCCTGCGCATCTGTGACGTTCACCAGACACCGCTCGCGACGAACCTCGCCAGCGCGGACGCCGTCCTCGACGAACTCGTCGACCAGTTGGCCGGCAAGGAATAA